Below is a window of Streptomyces qaidamensis DNA.
GGATACCGGTGTGCAGCACGAACAGGATCCCGCACAACGCCTGCCGGTCCGGCACCCGCGGCCGGCCCTCCACCAACTTCGGTCCCGGCTCGGGCAACAACGGCTCGATCAGCGACCACAGTTCATCCGACACGATCCACGGCCGCGACTGTCGCTTTCCCACGACCAGACCAACGACCACCCCAGCCGAAAGTCACTTGATCAACAACTTCTGTTAGGACCTCTAAAGGCCACCTTCGCGCGCACGTCCTGGCACCACCGCCCCCTGCGCGGCGCCAGCCAGGCCGGGCTGATCACCAACCTCAACGACGGTCTCACCTGGGGCGTCTTCCCCCTGCTCTTCACCGACCACGGCCTCGGACTCGCCGCCGTCGGCCTGATCAAGGGCCTCTACCCGATCCTGTGGGGGCTCGGGCAGATCCCCACCGGCCACCTCGTCGACCGCATCGGCCGCAAGCCCCTGATCGCCTACGGCATGCTCGTCCAGGCCGTCGGCTTCGTCCTCGCCCTCGCCCTGCTGGACCGGCCGCTGTTCGCGGGCGTCCTGTCCGCGGTCTTCCCGGGCCTGGGCACCGCCATGGTCTACCCGGCCCTCATCGCGTCCATCTCCGACCACGCCCACCCCGCCTGACGGGCCAACGCCCTGGGCACCTACCGGTTCTGGCGGGACATCGGCTACGCCGTCGGCGCCCTCGTCGCCGGTATCCTCGCCGACGCCCTCGACCTGAACGCCACCGTCATCGCCGCCGCCGTCCTCACCGCCGCCTCGGGACTCCTGGCAGCCCGCTGGATCACCGAGCACCGGCCCGACGCCCAGTGAACGACCGCCTGCCCCGGCCGCTGCCGGGGCAGGTCATGGCGGCCCGCATCTGGGGCGTCCATCGCGCCATGGCCAGCACCGCTCGGCCCTCCGCCCAGCACTGCGAGCCTGACTGCCCTCGACAGCTGTCTTGGACGCTATAAACTGCTGACTGCCCGGCGGAGCTCTGGGATCATCGGCTGATGGCCAACAGCAGGGATCGCTCGGCACTTCGGCAGCTGCTGGACGTCGTCGTCTCGCGCCACCTCAGCGGGAACACGCACGCCACCATCAACGCAGCGTTCGCGGAGCTGGCCATGCCGGAGATCCCCAAGGAGGAGGGATCGCTGCGTGAACGGATCGAACGCAGCTACGCCCAGGTCTCCGACAACGACCTCCCCCACGTCGCGCAACGCATCCTGGCTCGTGGGAGTCTCACCGCTGCGACTCGCAACGGGATACAAGATCTACTTTGGGCGGAGTCGTCACCCCCGGCGATACCCAAGAGGGTCCGACGCGAACTGGCCCGAGCCTTGGACCTGGCGGACATGGCACGCCACGAAGCACGCTTCATGAAGCTGCTGGAGCGCTTCTGGGTACTCGACCGCGAAGAATCCCTCGCTGACCTGCTACTTCCCAGCAACAATCGCCCGCCTGGGCTGAGACAGCACATCCAGCAACACGTCTTCCGCAACCCGGAGGACTGGTCGACCGAGGACCTCTTCGAACGCCTCGGGGCCTTCGAAGCCGGCGACGCGCGATTCGCCCGCTTCCTCGCATCGGCCGTCTCCGCCGACGTGCTCCTCGACGAGCCCGCCCAACGTCACCTGGTGGCACAGATCAACGAGCAGATCCGCAGCGCGGGAGTCGAGCTGCGTGAGACCGGGGCCGACGGCGGCTACCCGCGCTTCACCCTGGTCTCCACCCGGCTCGCCGACAACCGACGGCCGAAGAACGTCATCTTCGCCTCACTCACCAAGCCGGACATCCGATTCCTCTCCGCAGTGGACAACGACATCGAGATCGTCGGTGACCCCGGCAACGTCCTCGTCTACGACCGCGAGATCACAGGCGACGGCATCCGCTGGCGAGACCTCCAAACCTAGTGGCAGGACACCCACTCGCAGACGAGGCCGAAGCCAAGAAGACCCTCTACCACCGGCTCCGCCGCAGTCTGCCCGGCAACTCACCCGGGCAGCGCAACGTCTTCGAGCTCTACCACCACATCCTCGGCTCTGCCGTCTATGACCTCCCGGCGCTCCTACCCGAGGTGTGGCTCCACTGGGACCACAAGACAGTCCGCGAGCGGGGCCCTGAAGCGCTGCTGCGCTCCCGCATGGACTTCCTGCTCCTACTGCCCCACGGCCAGCGCGTCGTTCTTGAGGTCGACGGGTCCCAGCATTACACCCGCGACGACGGTCAGGTACCCGACAGCTACAAGTACGCGGAGCTGGTGGCTGGGGACCGCGAACTCGAGCTCAGAGGCTACGAGGTCTTCCGGTTCGGCCACGACGAACTCAGGGACGCGGAACGTGCCAGGCTCCTGCTCCAGGAGTTCCTGCCGGCCCTCTTCCAACGTTTCGAAGTGAACGGCCGCACCAGCTGATACCGGAGGCTGGGGCACGGGCCGGATGAGCACGGGTACCTATCCGGCCCCCCAGCCGTGAAGGCTGAACTCGCACGATCACCGCCGAAGACAGGGAAATGGCGTCCGGGTTCGGCGTACTCCGGCTCCGGGATTTCGGGAACCCGCGCGCTTCGCGCAGGCCGGGACGGAATAGCTCGGTGCGCAAGTCGGGGACGAAGGCGTCCAAGACGACGCGTGGAAGCGCCGGCGCTGGGCGGGGGTGAGGTGCTGGAGGTCGGTGGTGAAGCGGGGGAGTGTCTCGTCCGTGGGCACGGTGTCCTCCGGGCAGCACGACGAAGCCCCCGGCGGTTGCCGGGGGCTGATAGGCGGTCGTCTTTTGGCGGTGCTCGTTCCTTGGCGCGTGGTGATGCTCAGTGGTGCTTGTTGGTGTCGTTCGGGTTGGGGTGTGAGGGCTGCCGGAGAGCGATGACATTCGCGTCCGGCCTGGGGTCGCTTCCCGTCCGGCGGGCACCTGAGAAGAAAGTTCGGCTGCTGCTCCCGCCTGGCGGGACGTACTGCTGACCGGCCTTTTCTTGCAGGTCAGAGCCGTGTGGCGTGGTCTGCATGACAGTGGATATCAGGGTGATCCGGGCCGGTCAGATGTACCGCTACTACCTGCGCGAGACCGTTGTCGGCGATGGCCGCCGCCCGGCCCGCACGTCGCTGCGCACAGCTCAGGAGCAAGCCGGTGTCCCGGCCGGGCGATGGATGGGCCGGGACTTGCCGCGCTCGGTCTGACGTCGGGTGAGGAGGTCACCGAGGCGCAGCTGCGGAACCTGTTCGACGAGCGGGGCCGGCACCCGTACGCGGACCGGATCGAGGCCGACCTGCTCGCCAAGGGCGCGTCGGCGAAGAAGGCGTTCAAGGCCGGTGCCCTCGGACGGCGGGTGACGGTCACGGGCGTCGACTTCGTCTCCCGGCCGCAGCCGACGATCTACCTGTTGTGGGCGTTGGGGGATGAGGAGACCCGGCGGGTGATCGAGGCCGCGCACGAGCGTGCGATCGAGCGGGTGCTGGAGTGGATCGAGGACGAGGTGGCGGTGATCCGGTACGGCAAGGACGGCATCTACCGGGTGCGGCCGCCCGGCGGTCTGGTCGCCGCGCGCTTCCGCACTACGAGGCACGCTCGGCGGCGGTGCCGCGGGCACGGTAGATCAAGGTCCTGGGCCAGGGGTCCTCCAGGTGGGCGGCGATATTCGCGACGAAGACCGAAGGGATCAGCAGGAGCCCGTCGCCGGCGAGGCGGACTGTTCCGACTTGGGGGAAGTGGCCGATCTCGATACCGCCGGCTTGCCAGGCGATGCTCGGGTGCAGGCTCTCGATGGTCGTGACCCATCCGTGTTCGCCGATCACACCCACCCGGTGCACGACATCGCGCTCACAGAGCGCGCGCAGTTGCGGCCAGTCTGTGGCGAGCAGCTCGTGCCACGCCTGGTCCATCGCCTCGGCGATCCTGGAGACGGCGTCCGTCGAGTCCAGCACTGCGCGTACGCGGGGATCACGGGCGGACGGGCCGGTCGCGTTGGTGGCGATTTCGTGGCGGGCCGCTTCCAGCGGTGTGGCCCGGATAATGGCCAGGTCGTCTGCCCAGGTCTGGTTGAGGCCGCGCGGGGGCGGGGCGACGA
It encodes the following:
- a CDS encoding MFS transporter, with amino-acid sequence MQHEQDPAQRLPVRHPRPALHQLRSRLGQQRLDQRPQFIRHDPRPRLSLSHDQTNDHPSRKSLDQQLLLGPLKATFARTSWHHRPLRGASQAGLITNLNDGLTWGVFPLLFTDHGLGLAAVGLIKGLYPILWGLGQIPTGHLVDRIGRKPLIAYGMLVQAVGFVLALALLDRPLFAGVLSAVFPGLGTAMVYPALIASISDHAHPA
- a CDS encoding ArsR family transcriptional regulator, yielding MLRFEVSVEDLLRSRFALSPAMDLCFLLRSLASQDRPLPRAWATRLLPAFERLRRESDLNAALALHTPQSGPNFVAPPPRGLNQTWADDLAIIRATPLEAARHEIATNATGPSARDPRVRAVLDSTDAVSRIAEAMDQAWHELLATDWPQLRALCERDVVHRVGVIGEHGWVTTIESLHPSIAWQAGGIEIGHFPQVGTVRLAGDGLLLIPSVFVANIAAHLEDPWPRTLIYRARGTAAERAS